A single region of the Sphingomonas naphthae genome encodes:
- a CDS encoding DUF2382 domain-containing protein: protein MISDADEVRVPLVEERVQVEKVEVETDRVRVRTVVDEHFETIEQVLQTGRLDVRNIPLDQEVAEAPAPRQDGDTLIVSIVEERLVKRLFLVEEVHITQSSHAEAVSVPVSLRRMRAVVEQDAADSLPTGRE, encoded by the coding sequence ATGATTTCCGATGCTGACGAGGTCCGCGTTCCTCTGGTCGAGGAACGGGTTCAGGTCGAAAAGGTCGAGGTCGAGACCGATCGCGTCCGTGTCCGGACCGTCGTCGACGAGCATTTTGAAACTATCGAGCAGGTCCTGCAAACCGGCCGACTTGATGTGCGCAATATCCCGCTCGATCAGGAAGTAGCGGAGGCACCCGCGCCCCGGCAGGATGGCGATACCCTGATCGTATCGATTGTGGAGGAGCGCCTCGTGAAGCGCCTGTTCCTCGTCGAAGAAGTCCACATCACGCAATCGTCGCATGCCGAGGCCGTCAGTGTCCCGGTGTCGCTGCGCCGCATGCGCGCAGTCGTCGAGCAAGACGCTGCAGACTCATTACCAACAGGAAGAGAATAA
- a CDS encoding OmpA family protein: protein MADPKDTRGAPPREMHIGKKKGTNWLAWIALLAGILALLFALSRCGRDDASAVTTVASTNTTDVVATTPNAGSATALAGTSGLGGYLAGTEAAPRTFQFEKLTFDTAKSTLRPDDAEEVGTIAAVLKQYGNTHVRIAGYADARGSDAANAALGKARADAVKAGLVAQGIAADRIETVSGGESDPVGTNATASGQAENRRTELVVTSR from the coding sequence ATGGCAGATCCCAAGGACACCCGCGGCGCTCCGCCGCGCGAAATGCATATCGGCAAAAAGAAGGGCACCAACTGGCTGGCCTGGATTGCGCTGCTCGCCGGCATCCTTGCCTTGCTCTTCGCTCTCAGCCGCTGCGGTCGCGATGATGCATCTGCAGTCACGACGGTGGCCTCAACCAACACGACCGATGTTGTTGCTACGACACCGAACGCTGGATCGGCAACGGCTCTGGCCGGCACGTCCGGTCTGGGCGGCTACCTTGCCGGTACCGAGGCGGCGCCGCGAACCTTCCAGTTCGAGAAGCTGACCTTCGACACTGCCAAAAGCACGCTGCGCCCTGACGATGCCGAGGAAGTCGGCACGATCGCCGCGGTCCTAAAGCAGTACGGCAACACCCACGTACGCATAGCCGGCTACGCCGATGCCCGCGGGTCCGATGCCGCCAATGCAGCACTCGGCAAGGCACGGGCTGACGCTGTCAAAGCGGGCCTGGTCGCTCAGGGCATTGCCGCTGATCGCATCGAGACCGTCTCAGGCGGCGAAAGCGATCCTGTCGGCACGAACGCTACCGCTTCAGGCCAAGCCGAAAACCGTCGCACCGAGCTCGTCGTAACGTCGCGCTGA
- a CDS encoding YsnF/AvaK domain-containing protein, with translation MTRTITALFDHRADAEAAEQRLQAANIDADHIRIQDKSSTGYNETGHSTHDEPGLWGSIKNAFLPDEDRHTYEEGVRRGGVLLTVDVDEDHVDDAVRVLEEAETVDIDDRSQQWRSSGWTGSPAVGAMSAGYTDKDRPDTASATATGAVGNRDEEVIPVVEEQLVVGKREVDRGGVRVRSYVTETPVHEQIRLRNERVNVERRPVDREVSETDAFRERTIDMTATGEEAVVGKTAHVVEEVVVSKTADERVEQIDDTVRRTDVEVDRDAGSEAARGSTFGTRTDR, from the coding sequence ATGACCCGTACCATCACCGCTCTGTTCGATCACCGTGCCGATGCCGAAGCTGCCGAGCAGCGCCTGCAGGCTGCCAATATCGATGCCGACCATATCCGCATCCAAGACAAGTCCAGCACCGGCTACAACGAGACGGGCCATTCCACGCATGACGAGCCGGGCCTGTGGGGCTCGATCAAGAACGCGTTTCTCCCCGACGAGGATCGTCACACGTACGAGGAAGGCGTTCGCCGCGGCGGTGTGCTTCTGACCGTCGACGTCGATGAAGACCATGTCGATGACGCTGTGCGTGTTCTCGAAGAGGCAGAGACGGTCGATATCGACGATCGCTCGCAGCAGTGGCGTTCGTCCGGCTGGACAGGCTCGCCGGCAGTCGGTGCGATGAGCGCTGGGTATACCGATAAGGACCGTCCCGACACAGCCTCGGCGACCGCAACTGGCGCCGTAGGTAACCGTGACGAGGAAGTGATCCCGGTTGTTGAAGAGCAGCTGGTCGTCGGCAAGCGTGAAGTGGACCGCGGCGGTGTTCGCGTTCGCTCCTACGTTACCGAGACGCCCGTCCACGAGCAGATCCGTCTGCGCAACGAGCGCGTCAACGTCGAGCGCCGTCCGGTCGACCGCGAAGTCTCCGAGACCGATGCGTTCCGCGAGCGCACGATCGATATGACCGCGACGGGCGAGGAGGCCGTGGTCGGCAAGACCGCGCATGTGGTCGAGGAAGTGGTGGTCTCCAAGACCGCCGACGAGCGCGTCGAGCAGATCGACGATACCGTTCGTCGCACCGACGTTGAGGTCGATCGCGACGCAGGCAGCGAGGCGGCGCGGGGCTCGACGTTCGGCACTCGTACCGACCGCTAA
- a CDS encoding phage holin family protein gives MTNTEPRPAPSLGDIAGGLAGDVQDLVRGELALARAEFDQKLHGLLGGAVSLVGGALVAFAGLVVLLEGGAAVLARWIPAWAALLIVGLVIVLVGGLIARAGLTRLSLKNLTPDRTTANLKKDGRILKEHL, from the coding sequence ATGACCAACACTGAACCACGCCCAGCTCCTAGCCTCGGAGATATCGCCGGGGGCCTGGCTGGCGATGTGCAGGATCTGGTACGCGGCGAGCTCGCACTCGCTCGTGCCGAGTTCGATCAAAAGTTGCATGGCCTCCTGGGTGGCGCGGTCTCACTGGTTGGCGGAGCTCTGGTTGCATTTGCTGGCCTAGTTGTACTGTTGGAAGGCGGTGCAGCAGTGCTTGCTAGGTGGATACCGGCCTGGGCTGCACTGCTCATCGTCGGACTTGTGATTGTCCTGGTCGGCGGATTGATCGCACGCGCGGGGCTGACCCGGCTGTCGCTGAAGAACCTCACCCCCGATCGCACGACTGCGAACCTCAAAAAGGACGGTCGTATCCTCAAGGAGCATCTCTAA
- a CDS encoding DUF3618 domain-containing protein: protein MADDTNDTDQIEQDLAQTRARMDRRLDQLGDRLAPNQLVNDALAHVTGGDGADFAQTLIAKAKANPVPAALAGIGIAWLMASSQHKQAKAGNDLSSRLRAAEANVIQLHDEHTDVHASRLDDARGQVLGVARSASDTSASYAQRIKDAVASAGDSLVETSHDLQNSTSSTVNRVAGWIRGKGQGGGHAGSPISNPVVLGTTAALVGLVAGALIPVSDEEERALDSFAGTLKAKGRDLAQDVVNRGAQVAGDTLDAVKDSAQTHGLTADKPIGDLLGELKSGELLSHAKQAAQEVADTSKQSVQSQMSGQEKSLR from the coding sequence ATGGCTGACGACACGAACGACACCGATCAGATCGAACAGGATCTGGCCCAGACCCGTGCACGTATGGATCGTCGCCTCGATCAGCTTGGCGACCGGCTCGCGCCCAACCAGCTGGTGAACGACGCACTTGCGCATGTAACGGGCGGCGACGGCGCCGACTTTGCCCAAACCCTGATCGCCAAGGCCAAGGCAAACCCGGTCCCTGCGGCTTTGGCCGGGATCGGCATTGCATGGCTGATGGCGTCCAGTCAGCACAAACAGGCAAAGGCCGGCAACGATCTGTCGAGCCGGTTACGTGCTGCCGAGGCAAACGTCATACAGCTTCACGACGAGCATACGGATGTGCATGCCAGCCGGCTTGACGACGCTCGCGGACAGGTCCTCGGCGTTGCACGAAGCGCCTCGGATACGAGCGCTTCCTATGCCCAGCGCATCAAGGATGCCGTGGCCTCTGCGGGCGACAGCTTAGTAGAGACATCCCACGACCTGCAAAACAGCACTAGCTCGACGGTGAACCGTGTTGCCGGCTGGATCCGCGGTAAGGGGCAGGGGGGTGGCCACGCGGGATCGCCGATCAGTAATCCTGTCGTACTCGGCACGACAGCAGCTTTGGTTGGGCTTGTCGCAGGCGCGCTGATCCCGGTCAGCGACGAGGAGGAACGAGCGCTGGACAGTTTTGCTGGCACTCTGAAAGCCAAGGGACGCGACCTTGCCCAGGATGTCGTCAATCGCGGTGCGCAGGTGGCCGGAGATACGTTGGATGCCGTCAAAGACAGCGCCCAGACCCATGGCCTGACCGCCGACAAGCCGATCGGCGACCTCCTCGGCGAACTCAAAAGCGGCGAGCTTCTGAGCCACGCCAAGCAGGCTGCGCAAGAGGTGGCCGATACGAGCAAGCAAAGCGTGCAGTCGCAAATGTCCGGGCAAGAAAAAAGCCTGCGATAA
- a CDS encoding CsbD family protein — translation MADEALGNVKQAAGSLFGNESLKRDGIEQERRGEASRGSSYSPTFLIKECALSCGTVSFHREDPS, via the coding sequence ATGGCTGACGAGGCGCTTGGTAACGTCAAGCAGGCAGCCGGCAGCCTTTTCGGGAACGAGAGCCTGAAGCGCGACGGTATCGAACAGGAGCGTCGTGGCGAAGCGAGCAGGGGAAGCTCCTATTCCCCCACGTTCTTAATCAAAGAATGCGCGCTTTCCTGCGGCACAGTCTCATTCCACCGGGAAGACCCGTCATGA
- a CDS encoding cation:proton antiporter, translating into MIAASGLPDPYILILTGFGLLTALVVWLPLALRKLPLSLPIVCIALGAALFSLPQITLKPLPLLYPEITERFTEFVVIIALMGAGLKIDRVFRWRDWTVTWRLLAITMPLGILAIAAVTAWGMGLPWAIALLLAASLAPTDPVLAADIQVGPPKSEDEDEVRFGLTSEAGLNDGFAFPFVHLAIMLAAVAGSRQPWLSEWLTYRVLWEIGAGVGAGWLIGRAFGWLTFHVLAQTKLAQTGDGLIALAATCISYGITEIIHCYGFLAVFVTALTFRGTHRTHDFHHDMHDVTEQIERLAMMVLLLLFGGALVSGLLASVSRTDVFIALVILLVIRPITGLIGLAGHRADRSEKLTLAFFGIRGVGSIYYLAYGLNHIHVQAAERLWGLVGLVVLFSIVLHGLTVTPIMRLLDRQHGRDPDKDEPPAVGA; encoded by the coding sequence ATGATCGCCGCTTCCGGGTTGCCCGACCCCTACATTCTTATACTCACCGGCTTTGGCCTGCTTACCGCATTGGTCGTCTGGCTGCCTCTGGCACTTCGTAAGCTGCCACTGTCTTTACCGATCGTGTGCATTGCGCTTGGCGCTGCGCTGTTTTCGCTTCCGCAAATCACGTTAAAGCCACTGCCGCTTCTCTACCCCGAGATTACCGAACGCTTCACCGAGTTCGTCGTCATCATTGCGTTGATGGGTGCTGGTTTAAAGATCGACCGGGTGTTCCGATGGCGGGACTGGACGGTCACCTGGCGGCTCCTTGCCATTACGATGCCACTTGGCATTCTGGCCATCGCTGCGGTCACGGCATGGGGAATGGGCCTGCCATGGGCGATCGCGCTTCTCCTTGCCGCCAGCTTGGCACCGACGGATCCCGTTCTTGCAGCCGACATCCAAGTCGGACCACCCAAGAGCGAGGATGAAGACGAGGTACGCTTCGGACTTACGTCAGAGGCTGGGTTGAACGATGGTTTTGCCTTTCCGTTCGTCCATCTCGCCATCATGCTGGCAGCCGTTGCCGGGAGCCGGCAGCCGTGGCTGAGTGAGTGGCTGACGTACCGGGTCTTATGGGAGATTGGCGCAGGCGTGGGCGCCGGCTGGCTGATCGGCCGCGCCTTCGGCTGGCTGACCTTTCACGTTCTAGCACAGACCAAGCTTGCACAGACCGGTGACGGCCTGATCGCGCTGGCGGCAACCTGCATCTCCTACGGGATTACCGAGATCATCCACTGCTATGGCTTTCTTGCTGTGTTCGTCACGGCGCTGACATTTCGGGGGACGCACCGAACTCATGATTTCCATCACGACATGCACGACGTCACTGAGCAGATCGAACGGCTGGCGATGATGGTGTTACTCCTCCTGTTTGGCGGAGCGCTGGTCAGTGGGCTGCTGGCATCGGTCTCGCGAACAGATGTGTTTATCGCACTTGTGATCCTTCTGGTCATCCGCCCGATCACTGGGCTCATCGGTCTGGCCGGCCACCGGGCGGATCGCTCGGAGAAGCTGACGCTAGCGTTCTTCGGCATCCGCGGTGTCGGGTCGATCTATTATTTGGCCTATGGCCTCAACCATATCCACGTTCAAGCAGCCGAACGGCTTTGGGGACTGGTCGGGCTAGTCGTACTGTTCTCGATCGTTCTGCACGGGCTCACCGTGACGCCAATCATGCGTCTCCTCGACCGCCAACATGGCCGCGACCCCGACAAGGATGAGCCGCCAGCTGTCGGTGCCTGA
- a CDS encoding YihY/virulence factor BrkB family protein, with translation MVDTTKSELSGHDAVSPWAIPAKGWKDIALRAWKEGGQDNISLVASGVAFCGVLAMVPMLGAVVLSYGLVATPETVMKNVQSLTSVMPTDAAKLIGEQLANVVTTSDGKKGFGLLLALGIALYGAMKGATALITSLNIAYDEEETRSFVRLNLIALAITAGAVLIAIVAIIAIAAMGSLDTLFPAAPAIVLTAGKIVSYGIMAGMGAAAAATLYRYAPNRDEAKWTWLTPGSVLTTVLWLVVTLGFGFYVANFGSYDATYGSLGAAIVLLTWLYLSAYILLLGAEFNCELERQTTQDTTRGPTKSLGDRGAYAANTVASGPEIAPQEGPAPQSSSGDKAVSRAAPSTPSPLREYAAGRMVVRAARVTGLGKTGMVPSVIVTGGLVLLLRRDKAIIGAGLLAIGGGLSWLSERPTNSRTTELPD, from the coding sequence ATGGTCGACACTACCAAAAGCGAACTGAGTGGTCACGACGCTGTCAGCCCTTGGGCAATACCAGCGAAAGGCTGGAAGGACATCGCCCTGCGCGCGTGGAAGGAGGGGGGGCAGGACAATATCAGCCTAGTCGCGTCCGGCGTAGCCTTCTGCGGTGTGCTTGCCATGGTACCTATGCTCGGCGCGGTAGTGTTGAGCTACGGTCTGGTCGCTACGCCCGAGACGGTCATGAAGAACGTCCAATCGCTGACATCGGTCATGCCGACGGATGCTGCCAAGCTGATCGGCGAGCAACTGGCCAACGTTGTCACGACATCGGACGGCAAGAAGGGGTTCGGGCTGCTGCTCGCGCTTGGCATCGCGTTGTACGGCGCGATGAAAGGCGCAACCGCGCTAATTACCTCGCTGAATATCGCGTATGACGAAGAGGAAACGCGGAGCTTTGTTCGCCTGAACCTCATCGCGTTAGCCATCACCGCTGGGGCAGTTCTCATCGCCATCGTTGCTATTATCGCGATCGCGGCAATGGGCAGTCTGGATACGCTGTTCCCCGCGGCCCCTGCCATCGTTCTCACAGCAGGCAAAATCGTTTCCTACGGGATCATGGCTGGCATGGGAGCCGCAGCAGCGGCGACGCTCTACCGCTACGCGCCCAATCGCGATGAGGCGAAGTGGACGTGGCTGACGCCTGGATCGGTGCTGACGACCGTGTTGTGGCTGGTCGTTACCCTTGGCTTTGGGTTCTACGTGGCAAACTTCGGCAGCTACGACGCGACCTACGGCTCGTTGGGAGCCGCGATCGTGTTGCTGACCTGGCTCTACTTGTCCGCCTACATTCTACTGCTCGGCGCCGAGTTCAATTGCGAACTGGAGAGACAGACCACGCAAGATACGACCAGGGGGCCTACTAAATCGCTCGGCGATCGCGGAGCGTACGCAGCCAATACGGTAGCTTCCGGCCCGGAGATAGCGCCGCAGGAGGGACCAGCACCGCAGTCGTCAAGTGGAGACAAGGCGGTATCACGAGCCGCACCGTCTACGCCTTCACCTTTGCGCGAGTATGCTGCCGGCCGCATGGTCGTGCGTGCAGCACGCGTAACCGGCCTTGGCAAAACTGGCATGGTGCCGTCCGTCATCGTTACTGGCGGGCTTGTTCTCCTGCTACGCCGTGACAAGGCAATCATAGGGGCAGGGCTCCTTGCCATTGGGGGAGGGCTTAGCTGGCTTTCCGAACGACCCACGAATTCCCGTACAACCGAACTGCCCGATTGA
- a CDS encoding DUF937 domain-containing protein produces the protein MNLNDLLPDGGIDALAAQLGIPREQAQRGAEALLPSVLGGMGNNATQLDAHVNTLGGPDLASNVLGNEPTQIDRGNQILGGIFGSKDGSREVADNAAQNSGLTPDLLKQMLPILVMLVAGHLTSRSGGQQGGLGGILGSVLGSLGGAGVAGAAPGGGLGGGLGGILGSVFGERR, from the coding sequence ATGAATCTCAATGACCTCCTCCCAGATGGTGGCATCGATGCACTCGCCGCCCAATTAGGCATACCGCGTGAGCAAGCTCAGCGCGGCGCAGAGGCGCTGCTACCGTCGGTTCTGGGCGGCATGGGAAATAACGCGACGCAGTTAGACGCCCATGTGAACACGCTTGGCGGCCCAGACCTTGCTTCAAACGTGTTGGGCAACGAGCCGACGCAGATCGATCGCGGTAATCAGATCCTCGGCGGTATCTTCGGGTCGAAGGACGGCAGTCGTGAGGTCGCCGACAACGCGGCGCAGAACAGCGGCCTCACGCCCGACCTTCTGAAGCAGATGCTGCCGATCCTGGTCATGCTGGTGGCGGGCCATCTGACAAGCCGCTCGGGCGGGCAGCAAGGTGGCCTTGGCGGGATCCTTGGATCTGTACTCGGCAGCCTGGGTGGCGCTGGAGTCGCAGGCGCTGCGCCCGGGGGCGGTCTTGGCGGCGGACTGGGGGGCATTCTTGGTTCGGTCTTTGGCGAGCGACGATAG
- a CDS encoding DUF3597 family protein translates to MSIFSTIMNKVFHHKAAPAAAPAQAPAAAPQAAPQAAPTATAQPAPAAAQQSVDVGAVLSEMASMKDGGGNYQSSIVDLLKLLDLDSSLTARKELASELNVHVAADGSAEQNIALHKAVMQKLADNGGIVPDNLRN, encoded by the coding sequence ATGAGCATCTTCAGTACGATCATGAACAAGGTTTTCCACCACAAAGCCGCGCCAGCCGCTGCGCCGGCTCAGGCTCCTGCCGCTGCGCCCCAAGCGGCGCCGCAGGCCGCGCCGACCGCTACCGCCCAACCCGCCCCCGCAGCGGCTCAGCAGTCCGTAGATGTCGGTGCGGTCCTCAGCGAGATGGCATCGATGAAAGATGGCGGGGGCAACTACCAGAGCTCGATCGTCGATCTTCTGAAGCTGCTGGACCTGGATTCCAGTTTGACAGCCCGCAAGGAACTCGCCAGTGAACTGAATGTCCATGTTGCAGCCGACGGCTCGGCCGAGCAGAACATCGCCCTTCACAAGGCTGTGATGCAGAAGCTCGCTGATAACGGCGGTATCGTTCCAGATAACTTGCGCAACTAA